From a single Bacillus pumilus genomic region:
- the radC gene encoding RadC family protein, with product MLLKHLPHDEKPRERFIKYGPSSLSNHELVAILLRTGTKKESVLQISARLLQTFGGLRSVKEASIEEMSKIRGVGKAKAISLLAALELGTRLHHQTTDNRYVIRTPEDGANFVMEDMRFLTQENFVCLYLNTKNQVLHKHTVFIGSLNSSIVHPREIFKEAFKRSAASFICVHNHPSGDPTPSREDIEVTQRLFECGKLIGIQLLDHLVIGDQKFVSLKEKGYL from the coding sequence ATGCTGCTAAAGCATCTCCCTCATGATGAAAAACCGAGAGAACGATTTATCAAATATGGGCCCAGCAGTTTGTCAAATCATGAACTTGTTGCGATCCTTTTAAGAACAGGCACAAAAAAAGAGTCAGTTCTCCAAATTTCCGCAAGACTTCTGCAAACGTTTGGCGGCCTTCGCTCTGTAAAGGAAGCCTCTATTGAAGAAATGTCGAAAATTCGAGGAGTTGGGAAGGCAAAGGCAATTTCTCTTTTAGCTGCTTTAGAACTCGGCACTAGACTACACCATCAAACGACGGACAACCGCTATGTGATCCGCACACCAGAGGATGGGGCAAACTTTGTGATGGAAGATATGAGATTTTTGACACAGGAGAATTTCGTTTGTCTTTATCTTAATACAAAAAATCAAGTTCTTCATAAACATACCGTGTTTATTGGAAGCCTGAATTCATCAATCGTTCACCCGCGCGAAATTTTCAAAGAAGCCTTTAAACGATCGGCGGCTTCATTTATATGTGTGCACAACCATCCATCTGGAGATCCGACGCCTAGCAGGGAAGATATTGAAGTGACACAGCGACTTTTTGAATGTGGAAAGCTGATTGGAATACAGCTGCTTGATCATCTTGTCATAGGTGATCAAAAATTTGTGAGTTTGAAGGAAAAAGGGTATTTGTAA
- the mreC gene encoding rod shape-determining protein MreC, whose amino-acid sequence MPQFFMNKRLMLLLVCVIVLVAMIGFSVKSGRGASWPEKLVGDTTGFFQGVFHKPSQFIAGIYGNVQDLKNTYDENERLRKKLDGQTQYEAKLQELEDENKKLRKQLGYVNSIRDYTPILSTVIARNPSLWDSFVMIDKGKKQGVDKDMAVTNESGALIGKIESDKLNNFTSTVRLLSSTDQNNRISTKIFAKKGKEELNGIINGYDSKKKMLTMNILKSDADGDVKKGDLVETSGAGGVFPQGLTIGKVSEIEPDHYGLTKIIYVEPAAELNNLDRVIVVNRSTSMGNTSELTKEEGS is encoded by the coding sequence ATGCCGCAGTTTTTTATGAATAAAAGATTAATGTTGCTCCTTGTCTGTGTCATCGTACTGGTGGCCATGATTGGTTTTTCAGTGAAAAGCGGCAGAGGTGCTTCATGGCCGGAAAAATTAGTGGGGGATACGACAGGCTTTTTTCAAGGTGTCTTTCATAAACCATCACAATTTATTGCCGGTATTTATGGGAACGTACAAGATTTAAAGAACACATATGATGAAAACGAGCGTCTTCGAAAAAAACTTGATGGACAAACCCAATATGAGGCGAAACTTCAAGAATTAGAAGATGAGAACAAAAAGCTACGTAAACAGCTTGGATATGTGAACTCTATTCGTGATTATACGCCAATTCTATCAACGGTTATCGCAAGAAATCCGTCCCTTTGGGATAGCTTTGTGATGATTGATAAAGGGAAAAAGCAAGGCGTTGACAAAGATATGGCGGTCACAAATGAGAGTGGTGCGTTAATTGGGAAAATTGAAAGTGATAAGCTCAACAATTTTACTTCGACTGTAAGGTTGCTAAGCTCTACTGACCAAAATAATAGAATTTCAACGAAAATTTTTGCGAAAAAGGGCAAAGAAGAACTCAACGGAATTATTAACGGTTATGACAGTAAGAAAAAAATGCTGACAATGAATATTCTCAAATCTGACGCAGATGGAGATGTCAAAAAAGGAGATCTTGTTGAAACATCTGGAGCAGGGGGCGTATTCCCACAAGGCTTGACGATTGGTAAGGTGAGTGAAATCGAGCCAGATCATTACGGCCTGACAAAAATCATTTATGTAGAACCAGCGGCTGAGCTCAATAATTTAGACCGAGTGATTGTGGTGAACCGCAGCACAAGTATGGGAAATACATCTGAATTGACGAAGGAGGAAGGCTCGTGA
- the rplU gene encoding 50S ribosomal protein L21 yields MYAIIETGGKQVKVEEGQTVYVEKLTAEAGETVTFENVLFVGGDTVKVGNPSVAGATVTAKVEKQGRGKKITVFKYKPKKNNHKKQGHRQPYTKVVIEKINA; encoded by the coding sequence ATGTACGCAATTATCGAAACTGGTGGTAAACAAGTAAAAGTTGAAGAAGGTCAAACTGTTTATGTTGAAAAACTAACTGCTGAAGCAGGTGAAACAGTAACTTTTGAAAACGTATTGTTTGTCGGCGGAGACACTGTCAAAGTGGGTAACCCTTCAGTTGCTGGAGCAACAGTAACGGCTAAAGTTGAAAAACAAGGTCGCGGTAAGAAAATTACTGTGTTCAAGTACAAACCGAAGAAAAACAACCACAAGAAACAAGGTCATCGTCAACCTTACACTAAAGTTGTTATCGAAAAAATCAACGCTTAA
- the minD gene encoding septum site-determining protein MinD: protein MGEAIVITSGKGGVGKTTTSANLGTALAIQGKKVCLVDTDIGLRNLDVVMGLENRIIYDLVDVVEGRCKIHQALVKDKRFDDLLYLLPAAQTSDKTAVEPEQIKELIQSLKQDFDYVVIDCPAGIEQGFKNAVSGADKAIVVTTPEISAVRDADRIIGLLEQEDIEPPRLIVNRIRTHMAKSGDSMDVDEVVHHLSIDLLGIVADDDDVIKASNNGEPIVMDAKNKVSIAYRNIARRVLGESVPLQSFEDENKGMFAKLKAFFGVRA from the coding sequence TTGGGCGAGGCTATTGTGATTACCTCAGGAAAAGGCGGCGTTGGCAAAACAACAACATCTGCAAACTTAGGCACAGCACTAGCAATTCAAGGAAAAAAAGTGTGTCTAGTTGATACCGATATTGGCCTTCGGAATCTGGATGTCGTGATGGGGCTTGAGAACCGCATTATTTATGATCTAGTCGATGTAGTAGAAGGAAGATGTAAAATTCACCAAGCGCTTGTAAAAGATAAGCGTTTCGACGATCTTTTGTATCTTTTACCTGCTGCTCAAACAAGCGATAAAACGGCTGTAGAGCCGGAGCAGATCAAAGAATTAATTCAATCATTGAAACAAGACTTTGATTATGTTGTCATTGACTGCCCTGCTGGAATTGAGCAAGGCTTTAAAAATGCTGTATCTGGTGCTGATAAGGCAATTGTCGTGACGACACCGGAAATTTCAGCTGTAAGAGATGCTGATCGAATCATCGGCTTGTTAGAACAAGAAGATATCGAACCGCCTCGTTTGATTGTCAACCGTATTCGTACACACATGGCGAAAAGTGGCGATTCAATGGATGTGGATGAAGTTGTCCATCACTTATCGATTGATCTTCTTGGCATTGTAGCAGATGATGATGACGTCATTAAAGCTTCAAACAATGGTGAACCGATTGTCATGGATGCTAAAAACAAAGTATCAATCGCATATCGTAATATCGCTCGCCGTGTGCTAGGCGAATCTGTTCCGCTTCAATCATTTGAAGATGAAAACAAAGGAATGTTTGCGAAGCTGAAAGCATTTTTTGGTGTAAGAGCATAA
- the rpmA gene encoding 50S ribosomal protein L27, with protein sequence MLRLDLQFFASKKGVGSTKNGRDSESKRLGAKRADGQFVTGGSILYRQRGTKIYPGENVGRGGDDTLFAKIDGTVKFERFGRDRKKVSVYPAAQ encoded by the coding sequence ATGCTTAGATTAGATCTTCAATTTTTCGCATCTAAAAAAGGGGTAGGTTCTACAAAGAACGGACGTGACTCTGAGTCTAAACGTTTAGGCGCTAAACGTGCTGATGGTCAATTCGTAACTGGTGGTTCTATCCTTTATCGTCAACGTGGAACGAAAATCTATCCAGGTGAAAACGTTGGACGCGGAGGCGACGACACTCTTTTCGCTAAAATCGACGGAACAGTTAAATTCGAACGTTTCGGTCGTGACCGTAAAAAAGTGAGCGTATATCCTGCGGCACAATAA
- a CDS encoding rod shape-determining protein: MFGIGTKDLGIDLGTANTLVFIKGKGIVVREPSVVALETDTKSIVAVGNDARNMIGRTPGNVVALRPMKDGVIADYETTATMMKYYINQALKGKGLFARKPYVMVCVPSGITAVEERAVIDATRQAGARDAYPIEEPFAAAIGANLPVWEPTGSMVVDIGGGTTEVAIISLGGIVTSQSIRVAGDEMDDAISSYIRKTYNLMIGDRTSEAIKMEIGSAQPDVHDEMDIRGRDLLTGLPKTISITADEIAKALRDTVETIVDAVKMTLEKTPPELAADIMDRGIVLTGGGALLRNLDKVISDETKMPVIIAEDPLDCVAIGTGKALEHIHLFKGKSKDNR, from the coding sequence ATGTTTGGAATTGGTACAAAAGACCTTGGAATAGATCTTGGAACAGCGAATACGCTCGTTTTTATTAAAGGAAAAGGCATTGTTGTAAGAGAACCTTCGGTCGTAGCTTTGGAAACTGATACGAAGTCTATAGTGGCGGTAGGAAATGACGCTAGAAATATGATTGGCCGTACACCTGGTAATGTTGTGGCACTACGCCCAATGAAAGACGGAGTCATTGCAGATTACGAGACGACAGCAACAATGATGAAATATTACATTAATCAAGCATTAAAAGGCAAAGGGCTTTTTGCTCGTAAACCTTACGTGATGGTATGCGTACCATCTGGAATTACAGCTGTAGAAGAGCGTGCAGTCATTGATGCAACAAGACAAGCTGGTGCACGTGACGCATACCCGATTGAAGAGCCTTTTGCTGCGGCGATCGGTGCTAACCTTCCTGTATGGGAGCCAACAGGAAGTATGGTTGTAGACATTGGCGGCGGAACAACAGAGGTAGCCATTATTTCTCTTGGCGGCATTGTGACATCACAATCGATCCGCGTGGCAGGAGACGAAATGGATGATGCGATCAGCAGCTATATCCGTAAAACGTATAACCTGATGATCGGTGACCGTACTTCAGAAGCCATTAAAATGGAAATCGGTTCTGCACAGCCTGACGTACATGATGAGATGGATATTCGCGGTCGTGACCTTTTAACAGGTCTGCCAAAAACAATCTCTATTACGGCAGATGAGATTGCAAAAGCGCTTCGCGATACGGTGGAAACAATTGTCGATGCGGTGAAAATGACACTTGAAAAAACTCCGCCTGAGCTGGCAGCAGATATTATGGATCGCGGAATCGTTTTAACTGGCGGCGGTGCATTGCTTCGTAATCTTGACAAAGTGATTAGTGATGAAACGAAGATGCCAGTCATTATTGCTGAAGACCCGCTTGACTGTGTGGCAATCGGTACAGGAAAAGCACTAGAGCATATTCATTTGTTCAAAGGAAAATCAAAAGACAATCGATAA
- a CDS encoding ribosomal-processing cysteine protease Prp: MIKATITRSVADESITSFQMTGHAEFAEKGQDLVCAGVSAVVFGSVNSVIALTGLDPLLDIGEEGGYFSFELPADTDPVSFEKAQLLLEGMVVSLETIERDYHDYVRISTKK; this comes from the coding sequence ATGATCAAAGCAACCATTACTCGGTCAGTAGCAGATGAAAGCATTACGTCTTTTCAGATGACTGGACATGCCGAGTTTGCTGAAAAAGGTCAGGATCTCGTTTGTGCAGGTGTTTCTGCTGTTGTTTTCGGCTCAGTCAATTCAGTTATTGCACTGACAGGATTGGACCCACTGCTTGATATTGGTGAAGAAGGTGGCTACTTCTCTTTTGAATTGCCTGCTGATACAGATCCAGTATCCTTTGAAAAAGCCCAGCTGCTTTTAGAAGGCATGGTCGTTTCCTTAGAGACAATTGAACGAGATTATCACGATTATGTGAGAATATCTACAAAAAAATAG
- a CDS encoding sporulation initiation phosphotransferase B, which translates to MEEIPSKQNEKLTHVALTNELIYLLSRSRHDWMNKLQLIKGNLTLEKYDRVFEIIEEMVIEAQHESKLSNLKIPQLAYSFLTFNWESHFITLEYEVLGETRDLSAYESQLLTVSQELFSIFDQSVCQKTENHLTVTFQTDHEENDVILYFDFKGKLTSLDALNAFHEANYPCMSVTQFHVTSHESMIELCLRQERDM; encoded by the coding sequence ATGGAAGAGATACCAAGTAAACAAAACGAAAAATTAACTCACGTTGCATTAACAAATGAATTGATCTATCTGCTCAGTCGTTCAAGACACGACTGGATGAATAAATTGCAGCTGATCAAAGGCAACTTGACATTAGAAAAATATGACCGGGTGTTTGAAATTATAGAAGAAATGGTCATTGAAGCACAGCATGAATCCAAACTCTCAAATTTAAAAATTCCCCAATTGGCCTATTCCTTTCTAACATTTAATTGGGAGTCGCATTTTATCACCCTAGAATATGAAGTGCTTGGTGAAACCCGAGACTTATCAGCATATGAATCGCAGCTGCTAACGGTATCACAGGAGTTGTTTTCGATATTCGATCAATCAGTTTGCCAAAAAACTGAAAATCATTTAACGGTCACGTTCCAAACAGATCATGAAGAGAATGATGTGATCTTATATTTTGATTTCAAAGGGAAATTAACAAGTTTGGATGCGTTAAATGCGTTTCATGAAGCAAACTATCCATGTATGAGTGTAACGCAATTTCATGTGACAAGTCATGAGTCCATGATTGAGCTTTGTTTGAGGCAAGAACGAGATATGTGA
- a CDS encoding M23 family metallopeptidase produces the protein MKRVDEYRKKIAQRHKTKQPAAPPKKTTFKKKEDIPPWVMLTEEEKHSGASSYESSSHQEKKYRHPLFNPNAFVLKCLLSASLVLIAAISFKGQAGPFQQLKPMITQTFEQDFQFAAANRWFEKTVGNPLAFLTDKKEDQKDVQANQELAVPASGKVQESFTQNGAGVKVETSAEAIDSMKEGYVVEVKKKSDTGLTVVVQHADNSYSWYGQLKEADVALYDFVDKGEKIGQISLDDQGKGTYYFAIKQNEQFIDPIQVMTFE, from the coding sequence ATGAAAAGAGTGGACGAGTACCGAAAAAAAATCGCGCAACGCCATAAAACGAAACAGCCAGCTGCTCCTCCGAAGAAGACGACTTTTAAGAAAAAAGAAGATATCCCTCCATGGGTGATGCTGACGGAGGAAGAAAAGCATTCAGGGGCGTCTTCCTATGAGTCGTCGTCGCACCAGGAGAAGAAATATCGGCATCCGTTATTTAACCCGAATGCCTTTGTGCTGAAATGTTTATTATCTGCGTCCCTTGTGTTGATTGCGGCCATTTCATTTAAAGGTCAAGCAGGTCCGTTTCAGCAGCTAAAGCCTATGATTACGCAGACCTTTGAGCAGGATTTTCAATTTGCTGCTGCCAATCGCTGGTTTGAGAAGACAGTGGGGAACCCCCTTGCCTTTTTAACCGACAAAAAGGAAGATCAAAAAGATGTACAAGCGAACCAAGAACTGGCTGTACCTGCCTCTGGAAAGGTGCAGGAATCCTTTACGCAAAATGGAGCAGGTGTCAAAGTCGAAACGTCGGCTGAAGCCATTGACAGTATGAAGGAAGGCTATGTAGTAGAGGTGAAAAAGAAAAGTGACACAGGTCTTACAGTGGTCGTGCAGCATGCAGATAACAGCTATAGCTGGTACGGTCAATTAAAGGAAGCAGATGTGGCTTTATACGATTTTGTCGATAAGGGTGAAAAAATTGGCCAAATCTCACTTGATGATCAAGGAAAGGGAACGTATTATTTTGCTATAAAGCAAAATGAACAGTTCATCGATCCTATTCAGGTGATGACCTTTGAATAG
- a CDS encoding M50 family metallopeptidase, with translation MNRWLIMLMKIHIHPLLWIVMAFAILSGQIKPLLCLLIIVFVHELGHAAAACYYHWRIRRIFLLPFGGAVEVEEHGNRPLKEELAVILCGPLQHIPLQLMAWLFMEASLISHDIFTMFTFYNMAIFLVNLLPIWPLDGGKLFFLLLSAYYPFQRAHGLAIKGSLIFFGLLTAGLLLFAPLQFNGWVLLTFLAYSLVMEHRQRHYVRVRFLLERYYGKKEQKVEKLIPLRASAEDKVYEVMARFQRGCKHPIIIERNGVKMSELDENELLHAYFSDRRTTSSMEELLLPY, from the coding sequence TTGAATAGATGGCTCATAATGCTGATGAAAATTCACATTCATCCGCTTCTATGGATTGTGATGGCGTTTGCGATTCTCTCAGGTCAAATTAAGCCGCTGCTTTGTCTGCTCATCATTGTCTTTGTCCATGAGCTTGGACATGCAGCGGCTGCTTGCTATTATCATTGGCGCATTCGACGGATTTTTTTACTTCCATTTGGCGGAGCGGTAGAAGTAGAAGAGCATGGGAACCGCCCGCTAAAGGAAGAGCTGGCGGTCATTTTATGCGGGCCGCTCCAGCATATACCGCTCCAGCTTATGGCGTGGCTTTTCATGGAGGCTTCTCTGATCTCGCACGATATTTTTACGATGTTCACCTTTTATAATATGGCGATTTTTCTTGTGAACCTTTTACCTATTTGGCCGCTTGATGGCGGGAAATTATTCTTTTTGCTCTTATCAGCATATTACCCTTTCCAACGTGCACATGGCCTTGCTATAAAAGGCTCGCTTATCTTTTTCGGTCTATTGACTGCAGGGTTACTTTTGTTTGCCCCGCTTCAGTTCAATGGCTGGGTGTTGCTCACTTTTTTAGCTTATTCACTCGTGATGGAGCACAGGCAGCGGCATTACGTCAGAGTTCGTTTTTTACTAGAACGCTATTACGGTAAAAAAGAGCAAAAGGTAGAAAAGCTTATTCCGCTGAGAGCGAGTGCTGAGGACAAAGTATATGAAGTCATGGCACGATTCCAAAGAGGCTGCAAGCATCCGATTATTATTGAAAGGAACGGCGTGAAAATGAGCGAGCTTGATGAAAATGAACTGCTCCACGCGTATTTTTCAGATCGAAGAACCACTTCCTCAATGGAAGAGCTTCTTTTGCCGTACTAG
- the minC gene encoding septum site-determining protein MinC, with product MKTQKQQYVTIKGTKNGLTLQLNDDCSFDDLLSGLREVLLLEQYTDGREGHKVNVHIKLGFRYLTEDQEVRLTEAVSENEHLVIHSIESDVMSSEEARRLKAEAEITSVAKIVRSGQVLYVEGDLLLIGDVNPGGTIRAGGNIFVLGALKGVAHAGCNGNKQAVIAASRMIPTQLRIAQVFNRAPDQKEDGNEMECAYLDIDGNMIIERLQQLAHIRPNLTRLEGGM from the coding sequence TTGAAAACTCAAAAACAGCAATATGTGACGATAAAAGGTACAAAAAACGGATTAACATTACAGTTAAATGATGACTGTTCGTTTGATGACCTTCTTTCTGGCCTGCGAGAGGTTCTTTTACTTGAGCAATATACAGATGGCAGAGAAGGACATAAAGTTAATGTGCATATTAAGCTTGGTTTTCGTTATTTAACAGAGGATCAGGAAGTGCGTTTGACTGAAGCGGTGTCTGAAAATGAGCATCTCGTCATTCATTCGATTGAAAGTGACGTCATGTCATCTGAAGAGGCGAGACGATTAAAAGCAGAGGCCGAAATTACCTCTGTAGCCAAAATTGTCCGCTCTGGACAGGTGCTGTATGTCGAAGGAGATCTCTTATTAATAGGAGATGTCAATCCTGGCGGAACGATTCGTGCAGGGGGGAATATTTTTGTTCTTGGCGCATTAAAAGGTGTGGCACATGCTGGATGTAATGGGAACAAACAAGCTGTCATTGCGGCATCTCGTATGATTCCAACACAGCTTCGCATCGCACAAGTTTTTAACCGAGCACCGGATCAAAAAGAAGATGGAAATGAAATGGAATGTGCTTATTTAGATATAGATGGCAACATGATCATTGAACGCCTGCAGCAATTGGCTCATATAAGACCTAATCTGACAAGGCTTGAGGGAGGAATGTGA
- the obgE gene encoding GTPase ObgE — protein MFVDQVKVYVKGGDGGNGMVAFRREKYVPKGGPAGGDGGNGADVVFEVDEGLRTLMDFRYKRHFKADRGEHGMSKNQHGRNSEEMIVKVPPGTVVTDAETEQVLADLTEHGQRAVIAKGGRGGRGNSRFATPANPAPQLSENGEPGKERDVILELKVLADVGLVGFPSVGKSTLLSIVSSAKPKIADYHFTTLVPNLGVVETDDNRSFVMADLPGLIEGAHEGVGLGHQFLRHIERTRVIVHVIDMSGLEGRDPYEDYVTINEELEQYNMRLTERPQIIVANKMDMPDAADNLAAFKEKLTDDDKVFPISAITREGLRELLFEIANQLETTPEFPLYNEEELSDNRVMYRFDEGDAPFEISRDPDGTFVLTGKALERLFKMTDFSRDESVKRFSRQLRGMGVDDALRERGAKDGDIIRLLEFEFEFID, from the coding sequence ATGTTTGTAGATCAGGTTAAAGTGTATGTTAAAGGCGGTGACGGCGGAAACGGTATGGTGGCGTTCCGTCGTGAAAAATATGTGCCAAAAGGCGGACCGGCTGGCGGCGATGGCGGAAATGGTGCGGATGTTGTATTTGAAGTAGACGAAGGACTTAGAACGTTAATGGACTTTCGTTATAAACGTCATTTCAAGGCAGATCGCGGCGAGCATGGCATGAGTAAAAACCAGCATGGCCGGAATTCGGAAGAGATGATTGTCAAAGTTCCGCCGGGTACCGTTGTGACAGATGCAGAGACGGAACAAGTACTTGCTGACTTAACAGAGCATGGACAGCGGGCGGTCATTGCAAAAGGTGGACGAGGCGGACGAGGAAATTCACGTTTCGCAACACCGGCAAACCCTGCACCGCAGCTTTCTGAAAATGGTGAACCAGGTAAAGAACGTGACGTCATCTTAGAATTAAAAGTACTTGCAGATGTTGGACTCGTTGGTTTCCCAAGTGTCGGGAAGTCAACTCTGCTTTCAATTGTCTCTTCTGCGAAACCGAAAATTGCGGATTATCATTTCACAACGCTTGTGCCGAACCTAGGAGTTGTCGAAACAGATGATAACCGAAGCTTTGTCATGGCGGATCTGCCAGGATTGATTGAAGGAGCGCACGAAGGTGTGGGCTTAGGTCATCAATTTTTACGCCACATTGAGCGTACTCGTGTCATCGTCCATGTCATTGATATGTCAGGACTTGAAGGACGTGACCCGTACGAAGATTATGTGACCATTAATGAAGAGCTTGAGCAATACAACATGAGGCTCACAGAGCGTCCACAAATCATTGTAGCGAACAAAATGGACATGCCAGATGCTGCCGACAATCTAGCGGCATTTAAAGAAAAATTAACAGATGATGATAAAGTATTCCCAATTAGTGCGATTACAAGAGAGGGGCTTCGTGAGCTCTTATTTGAAATCGCCAATCAACTTGAAACAACACCGGAATTCCCGCTCTATAATGAAGAAGAGCTATCTGATAACCGCGTGATGTACAGGTTTGATGAGGGAGATGCACCATTTGAGATCTCAAGAGATCCTGATGGCACATTTGTCTTAACGGGTAAAGCACTTGAGCGACTGTTTAAGATGACAGATTTCTCAAGAGATGAGTCCGTGAAACGATTCTCTAGACAGCTGCGCGGAATGGGTGTCGATGATGCCTTACGTGAGCGTGGTGCAAAAGACGGCGACATCATTCGTCTGCTTGAATTTGAATTTGAATTTATTGATTGA
- the mreD gene encoding rod shape-determining protein MreD — protein MRRVLLAFVMLFIFVFDSIFVDLVKLPFVSENQILAPHFILLALVFMTAFVNQKYGVIFGFIFGLLYDISYTGILGVHMFGFGALCYLLAKAFKVLQTNMLVVVFLSIIAVSVMEFYVYGVQATIQPEIMPFNTYVIERFIPTILLNTAASLILVVPLRLFFIHMKQGLIDE, from the coding sequence GTGAGACGTGTCCTTCTTGCTTTCGTCATGTTGTTTATCTTCGTATTTGACAGCATTTTTGTTGATCTAGTGAAGCTCCCATTTGTTTCAGAAAATCAAATTTTAGCTCCTCATTTCATCTTACTTGCACTCGTATTTATGACGGCTTTTGTGAATCAGAAATATGGTGTGATATTCGGTTTTATCTTTGGACTTTTATATGATATTTCGTATACAGGCATACTTGGTGTTCATATGTTTGGCTTTGGAGCGCTTTGTTATTTGCTAGCGAAAGCCTTTAAAGTTCTGCAAACGAATATGCTAGTGGTCGTCTTTCTGTCGATTATTGCTGTTTCCGTGATGGAGTTTTATGTGTACGGCGTTCAAGCGACAATTCAACCAGAGATTATGCCGTTTAATACGTATGTCATCGAACGCTTTATTCCAACGATTCTTTTAAATACTGCTGCGTCTCTCATACTTGTTGTGCCGCTTAGGCTCTTTTTCATTCATATGAAACAAGGACTGATCGACGAATAA
- a CDS encoding ACT domain-containing protein — MKEETFYLVREDVLPDAMRKTLEVKKLLDRKKADSVADAVQQADLSRSAFYKYRDAVFPFYTMVKEQIITLFFHLEDRSGALSRLLQIVADSGCNVLSIHQTIPLQGRANVTLSISTAGMADDINTVMNQLRKLEFVEKVEILGSGA; from the coding sequence GTGAAAGAAGAAACGTTCTATTTGGTAAGAGAGGATGTCCTTCCAGATGCGATGCGAAAAACGCTTGAAGTCAAAAAGCTTCTCGATCGCAAAAAAGCGGATTCAGTTGCTGATGCTGTTCAACAAGCGGATTTAAGCCGCAGTGCTTTTTATAAATATCGAGATGCTGTTTTTCCATTTTATACGATGGTAAAAGAGCAGATCATCACATTGTTTTTCCACCTTGAAGATCGGTCTGGGGCTCTGTCAAGGTTGCTTCAAATTGTGGCTGACTCTGGCTGTAATGTGTTATCCATTCACCAAACGATTCCGCTGCAAGGAAGAGCGAATGTCACCCTATCCATTAGCACGGCTGGCATGGCAGATGATATCAACACAGTCATGAATCAATTAAGAAAACTTGAATTTGTCGAAAAAGTTGAAATACTAGGTTCTGGGGCGTAA
- the pheA gene encoding prephenate dehydratase → MKQLTVGYFGPEATFTHLAVCSCFPADTVQRAYATIPQCMDAVSKGEVDLAVVPLENALEGSVNLTIDYLIHEEALSIVGEITAPIRQHLLVHPSRAESWETLDVIQSHPHAIAQCHQFLKRQYPDIPHRPVESTGYAAKYISEHPDEAAGAIANEIAAKTYGLTIAKKDIHDYPHNHTRFVILHKDPKATFPMNAGFSSKPKTTIVVSLPKDDQSGALHRVLSAFSWRNLNLSKIESRPTKTGLGHYLFIIDIEKEMDDVLVPGTIQELEAIGCEVKLLGSYQTYELTNEK, encoded by the coding sequence ATGAAGCAATTAACTGTAGGTTATTTTGGACCAGAGGCAACATTTACTCATTTGGCCGTATGCTCTTGTTTTCCGGCAGATACAGTGCAGCGTGCCTATGCAACAATCCCGCAATGTATGGATGCTGTGTCAAAAGGCGAAGTAGATTTGGCGGTCGTTCCACTTGAAAATGCACTCGAAGGATCTGTGAACTTAACGATTGATTATTTAATTCATGAAGAAGCGCTGTCCATTGTTGGTGAAATAACAGCTCCGATTCGGCAGCATTTACTCGTCCATCCTTCAAGAGCGGAGAGCTGGGAGACATTAGATGTGATCCAATCACATCCGCATGCGATTGCCCAGTGTCACCAATTTCTGAAAAGGCAGTATCCTGATATACCTCACAGGCCAGTGGAATCAACAGGTTATGCAGCAAAATACATTAGTGAGCATCCGGATGAAGCTGCCGGTGCCATTGCCAATGAAATTGCGGCAAAAACGTATGGTTTAACGATTGCAAAAAAAGACATTCATGATTATCCGCACAACCATACACGCTTTGTGATTTTACATAAAGATCCTAAGGCAACTTTTCCAATGAATGCTGGCTTCTCATCCAAGCCAAAAACGACCATAGTTGTCAGTCTGCCAAAGGATGACCAATCAGGTGCACTGCATCGCGTGTTATCTGCTTTTTCTTGGCGGAATCTCAACTTGTCAAAAATTGAATCTCGACCGACTAAAACGGGTCTTGGGCACTATTTATTTATTATTGATATTGAAAAAGAAATGGATGATGTTCTTGTCCCTGGCACGATTCAGGAATTAGAAGCGATTGGCTGTGAGGTCAAACTGCTCGGCAGCTATCAAACATATGAATTAACGAATGAAAAATAG